The genomic segment CACTTGACTCAACCATCCTCTCGTGAAGCAGCGCTGCGGCTCCATGGGCTATTAAGACATCCCTCTCCATTTCACCAAGCCTCAACCCACCCTCCCTGGATCTACCCTCTGTTGGTTGCCTGGTCAGTATCTGCATTGGTCCAGTTGCCCTGGCATGTATCTTATCAGCAACCATGTGGTGTAGCTTCTGGTAATACACTACTCCAATGAATATATCTGCATCAAGCCTAGTACCCATTAACCCACTGTACATCGTCTCCCTACCACTCCACCTGTACCCAGCCTTCATTAACATGCTTCTAATAGTGCCTTCAGGAACACCCTCAAAGGGTGTTGCATCAACCAGTGTACCGTATAGTGCAGCAGTCTTACCTGCTATGGCCTCAAGCAATTGCCCAATGGTCATTCTGCTTGGTAGTGCATGCGGATTAATAACCACATCCGGTGTTATACCGTTCTCAGTGAAGGGCATATCCTCCATGGGCACTATCATACCCACTACACCCTTCTGCCCATGCCTTGAAGCGAACTTGTCACCTAATTCAGGTATCCTAAGTTCCCTAACCTTAACCTTAATTAACTTAAAGCCCTCACTGCTTTCAGTTATTAGGACTTGGTCAACAATACCCTTCTCACCCCTCCTCACTGTTATTGAATTATCCTTCCACTCACCGGCAAGTTGACTCTCAGCCAATGCACTGTAGAACCTTGGTGGGCTTATCTTACCTATTAAAACCTCCTTACTTGATACAAAGACCTCTGGAGGCACTATGCCGTCCTCATCCAGGTGGGCGTAGGCCTCAGCACCCCTATAATCCCTAACTGTGGGTGGTGGTATGGTTATCCTATCGTTCTCACCCATGGGGTACCTCATGGCTTCGGTTTCATATGACCTGTAGAAGATGCTTCTAAACATACCCCTCTCTATGGCTGCCTTATTAATCATGACTGCATCCTCTATACTGTAACCCATGAATGACACTAACGCAAGCACTGCATTTTGACCTGATGGCCTCATACTGTAGCCTATTAGCTCAAGACCCCTTGTGGTCACCAGGGGTCTTTCAGGGTAGAGTAGTAAATGACCCCTACTGTCAATCCTATACCTGTAGTTAGAGTAGGGGAATCCTAGGGATTGCTTAGCCATGGCTGCCTCATAAATGTTCCTGGGTGATTGATTATGCTCAGAGTAAGGTATTATATGCGCCACAGCGCCCAGCATTATGCTTGGTATAATCTCCATGTGCGTGTACTTGCTTAAGTCAACATCCTTAGTATCACCTATGGTTACCATGGCGTTCTCCTCCTCATCAGCATCAAGGTACTCCACTATACCATTCTTAACCAAGTCGTCCCAAGTCCACTCCCCACTCCTCAGTTTCTCGATATGCTCCTTAGTTAACCTTAACTTACCATTACTTATAATCAACAGTGGCCTCCTTAACCTACCACCGTCACAGTTAACCCTAACCTCATTAAGCTTCTCAATGTAACCAACGTTAACCTCACCATTAATGTCACCCCTCCTCCTGGCCTCCCTAATGGCGTTTACGAGGGCTTGTGGATCCCTATGAATACCTATTAACCTACCGTTAAGCAGTACATTAGCCCCCTTAATCTCATTCCTTCTGGCGTCAAGAACATTAATAACACCCATTTCCCTCAACATAGCTTCCACGCTGGCTTCATCAACACCCACTGTTACAGTGGCCATAAGGGCCATGTTCTTAACTAAACCACAGTTCTGCCCCTCAGGGGTCTCTATGGCGCATAACCTACCCCATTGAGTTGGGTGAAGGTCCCTTGCCTCAAAGTGAGGCTGAGTCCTGCTTAATGATGAAACAACCCTCCTTAGGTGGCTTATTGTTGAAACATAGTTAGTCCTATCAAGCATCTGCGTGACCCCAGTCTTTCCACCAACCCAATTACCTGTGGATAAGGCGTGCTTAAGCCTATCACTAATTATATCAGCCCTAACTATTGTCCTTAATTCAGGTATCTTACCCCTTGAGTACTGCTTCTCCAATTGATTCCTAAGATCCTGAACAAACTGGGCGAATATTGACCTAAATAATTGGGCCAGTAAGTCACCGACAAGCCTAACCCTCTTATTAGACATGTGATCCTTATCATCAGGCTGCCTCCAACCCTTGTAAAGCTCAATAACACCAGCCACTGCTTGACCAAGCTCAATGGCCTTGCTTAACCTAACCTTATCATCAGGCGTAGTGCCCAGGTGAGGTAGGAAGTACTTATCAAGGTATTCAAGGGCCCTCTGAATCCTTATCTCCCTGGGATGACCAAGCACAATCCTCCTACCTATGTAGTCCCTAGCCTCATCAACGGTTGGCGCTATTTGAATAGCCATCTCGAATGATGCAAGCAACTCCCTTTGAATCTCATCATTATCACTCACAGCTAGAGCAATGTCCTGATCCTTCTCAAGGCCGAGGGCCCTCATGACCACTGGGAAGGGCATTCTAGTGGGTATCTTGGGTATCTGGACGTAAATTACACCATCCTTATGGTACTCAACAACCACCGTAGTCCTGTAGCCTGGACCCATGGATATTATCTTAGCCCTAGGTATCCTTGTGGCCCCCCTCTCATCGTAATCATATATTGGCTTATTAAGAGCCAGGTCCTCCTGGGAAACCACAACCCTCTCGCTACCGTTTATTATGAAGTAGCCACCTGGGTCATTTGGGTCCTCAAGCTTCTTAACTATGGCCTGGGGCTTTAAGCCGTATAGGTTACAGTACTTTGATTTAACCATAATAGGTAAGTCACCTAGGGGAACAGTCTCAGTGTATTCTTCACCATTTATGTAGAGCATGACCTTAAGCCGCATGGGTGCTGCGTAGGTTATGTTCCTTAACCTAGCCTCCATTGGGTATATTACATTCTCCACCCCAGTGGGTTCCTTAAACCTCGGTTTCCCAACCTCAACATCAATGAACTTAACCTTAACGTCACCCAGATCTATGTTAAATTCCTGAACTATCTCCTTAAGCTTCCTATCCACGAAATCATTAAATGAATCTATCTGATGCCTAACCAACCCATAACTCCTCACGTATGATTCAACAAGAGTCCACCTATCCTCACTGGCTATGTATCCTCCTGAATCCTCCGCTCGGAGTATCGGCAATGGCAGTAATGACGTTTGAGAATCCCTCCTAACACTACTCACAAGGCTGCATCATCACTGAGTAGGTTTATAAACTTTCATCTCCAGTGGAGTGGGCTTGGCTTGTAGTGTAATGAGACAATCCTCTATGCAATCTGAGAGACAACTCTCATTAACCCTAACGTCATTATCGTAGCACTCAGCCACGCAATGTCGAACACATTCCTTATTCATAGACTTCTACATTCAGCTTTAGTATTTTTATATTTTTCTCCCCGGAATGACAGGTATGATACTGGGATCACCGTGTAGGAACCCTGGATCCCCATTTACCGGTTAATTGATGTTAATGATCCTTAACCGTGTTTGATGCATCATTACCTATGTGGATACTTTTAAATAATCAGCACCTACGTGAACCGTTGAATGAGTAGGAGGTTTGAACGCGGCTATGGGATACTCTTCGGCATACATGCAGGTGGCTTAATTAGGTTAATAGGATTAGTGCTAATGGTGATTACCCCACCGTTAATCCTTAGTAGAGTAGGGTTGAATCCACTATACGCCCTCCTGGTCTCAACCTTCTATATTCTGGCTTCAGTGGCATTAGCCTTAATAACAATGAGGATGACTAGCGTGGGTTCATTCAGGATATACTACACGACAGTGTTAGTAATAATGATTGAGTCAATAGTAATAGACTCAGTAATGAGTATTATTGAAGGTAAACCAGTGGTCATGGCCGGTGCCTTAGCAGCATTGGCGCCATTATCATTAATGGTATCTCTACTTAAAGATCCTGTTGGATCAAGATCAACGATAGGTTACTTAACGGACCTGGCGTTGCTCCTAGTCATAGTGATAATTATTCAATTACCCGTTTACCTAATCATAGGTGCCTTAACCCATGACACCATAAGCATGCCCAGGGTGCTATTGCTTGACTTGGTTCTCTTCATAATATCCATACTGATAATGCTCTCCATGATAATCATACATAAGGTTAAGGGAACATTATATTACTTGAAAATGTTTGGAGCCTTCATATACACCATGATAACGGGTGATGGATCATTCATGGAGTTTCATCTCCTAAGGTCGTCAAAGGATTCTGACGTCAGGATCCACGTGATACATGTAATTGGAGATAATGGTAATGACTCATTCATAGTCGTGCCATATATTCATGCAGGACCATTAAGCCACGTGGGTGGGGCAGACTTAATACCCATTTTAGTCAAGGTCGCTAAGTCAATGAAGACTAGGTTAGTGTATTTACATGGTGTCGGTGGTCATGAGGTTGATCCAGCTTCATACGATGACACCATTAACGTGGTTAACAGTATTAGGCAAGCCATGATTAAGCTTAGGTCCAGTAATCACACAGAGGTTATTAGGGCTAAGCCAATTATGAACGTGGAGTCAGGGGATATTAGGCTTATGGTTCTACCAATAGCTAACGGTAAGAACCTGGTCCTGGTATCCCGTATAAGGAAGTCCATGGATGATATACCATCATATGTTTACAACAGTGTTGCTGAGGAATTGGGTGATGAAGTTAATAGATTCATAATAGTTGACTCGCAGAACAGCTTCAGTAGTGATAACTCCTGGAGTGATGATGATGTACGGGATTTAATTAATGGATTAAGAAAAGTACTGAATACCCCTGACGTTGAGGGTGAGTTGAGGTTAAGTGTTATTCACATACCTAGGAGTAAGGTGCCTGGCTCATTCATGGAGATTGGGGATAATGGAATATACGTATTATTAATGAATTTCAACAACACTTCATCAGCCTTAGTGGTTATTGATGGTAATAACATTAAGCCGGACCTAGCTGACGAAATTAGGAGGAGACTAGGGGAGGTGGGTTACCTGGCTGAAGTAGTGACGACTGATAACCACCAGTACACTGGCTTCTTCGGTAAGGTTGGTTACCATGTTGTTGGTGATTGGGTTAGCAAGGATGATCTAATAAGGCTAATACTGGATGCTGTTAATAATCCTAAAATCCCAGTGGTTAAAGTCAGTTACACGGAGGCTTCAAGTAGAATACGCGTAGTGGGGTCTGATGGATTCTACGGCATGGTTAAGGCAGCCTCCAGTGCCGTTAGTTTAACACCAATACTCGCATCACTACTATTCATCGCCCCAATAGCACTATCAATAATAGCAACATACATAATACTTTAACCCCATAATAACACTAAGGGTTGCTTACCCCAGCATAATTAATGGAAGTAATGAGCAGTATTAAAAGATAAGGGAATGCGAGAAAAAACAAGGTGTTGGGTTTATTTAATTAAATTACGGTAACATTTACTTACTGCTCCTATCAACAATAGTCTTAGTGAAGGTCTTGGGGTTAAGTTGCTTTATAATGTAGTCGTAGGCGTCCCAAGGTCTTGAATGCTCACCACAGGTGTAGACATCAATTGTGGCGTAATTATATGCAGGCCAGGTGTGTATTGCTATGTGTGACTCCAGTACTAAGGCTATTACTGATACCCCACCCTTATCCCCACCTCCAAAGCGCCAAACCTTAACATCAACAAGATGCATATTAGCAACCTCAGCTGCTTTAATCACAAGGTTCTTCAAGTATTCGTCATCCTGAAGCAACTTATCATTAACCCCCCATACTTCACCAAATACATGTCGACCAACCACACCCTCTTCCCCAACCCCCAGTCGGGGGATTGGACTTTCCTGCTGTTGCAACATTTTTCCAATTGCCCGATTAATCAAGGAACTGACCTGTTTTTAAACATTTCCCACCATTAACCACCGCTATATATATCTAATTTATTAATTAACATAGGTAAGTTAGCCCTAGTCAAATCTAGGAAACGTAATTATCATGAGTGAAGAAGTATATAGATAATTCACAAATCGAGTGGGATAATGTAATGAACCCAACTGATTATGGGTATTACAGCATTGATGCTGAGTTAACCATATTAACCACTACTTGGGGTTAGGCTTAGTGATGAGGAGGCATTTGCATGAGTGAGTGATTACTGCTGGAACTGCTGATTCAGTAGTAGGCTTAACCATAATTGAATTAATCCTTAAGGTGTGCAATAATAACCATGTTATGGGTAACCTATAGTAGTGTTTATTAAGGTGATTAACCACCTTTAAAACATGGCGGTTAAGTTACCCAAGGCATTAACAATAGCAGGCCTGGACTCAGGGGGTGGGGCTGGTATTACGGCTGATTTAAAGACATTCCACGCCATGGGGGTTTACGGCATGGTTGCGTTAACCGCTGTCACCGCTCAGAACACGCTTGGTGTTAAGGCAGTTCAGGAGATTGAACCCAGTATTGTTGAGGCCCAGATTAACGCTGTTGCTGAGGATATTGGTGTTGATGCGGCTAAGACCGGTATGCTGAGTAGTTCACCTATAATGGAGAGCGTGGCTAAGGTAGTTAGGAGGTGGGGATTCCCATTAGTTGTAGATCCTGTAATGTATGCTAAGAGCGGGGACCCATTAATGAGGCAGGATGCCATTGATACCTTAAGGAGAACCATAATTCCCCTAGCCAAGGTGGTAACCCCAAATATCCCTGAGGCTGAAGCCTTATCTGGAGTCAGCATTAGGAACCTTAATGATGCTAAGGCAGCGGCTAAGAGGATTGCGGAGGAGTTTCACCCCGAAATCGTTATAGTTAAGGGTGGGCACCTTACGGGTGCTGAGAGCATTGACGTGGTTTACTTTAGGGATAATGGTGAATACAGGGAATTGAGCGCACCCAGGATTAGTACAGGAAACACCCACGGTACTGGATGCAGCTTCTCAGCAGCCATAGCTGCTGGTTTAGCTAAAGGTATGAGTCCTTGGGACTCCATTAAGCAGGCTAAGGAGTTAATAACAATGGCTATTCAGTACTCCCTACCCCTGGGTCATGGTCATGGTCCAGTTAACCCAATGTCATGGATTGAGTTAAGGGCTTATAGGTATGATGCTGTGATGGATTTAAGCAATGCAATGAGTATTATTAAGAATAAGGTAGGTGAGTTAATTGACTCTCAGGATAATGGTGGCATAGCCGTTACTCCACCACAACCCTACGCCATTGATCCAAGTAATGTGATTACAGTAACCTGGAGGAGTATTGAGGAAGGGTTACCAATCAGCATAATTACGCGTAGCGGTGGTGGTCGCCTAGTTAAGTACGCCTTAGGCATGGTTAACAGTAATCCGGAGTTAAGGGCGTTACTGCTCATAAGTGGTTTAAGTAACCTAATAAGTAGGGTCAAGAGAGTGTTAAGTACGTATGAGTATGGTTTAAGCAGAGATGAGGCAAGACTCATTAGTAGCGCGCTCACTGAGGCTTTAAGGTCATTGAATAGAGTACCTGACGCCATTCACTTAACCAGCTTTAATGATCTCGTTATAATGGGTGAATCAGCCACCGCTGTGGTTAATAAGTTAATGAAGGCGCTTAGTTAATGGCCTGCCGGCTCCCTATTGGGGAGACTCAGAG from the Caldivirga maquilingensis IC-167 genome contains:
- a CDS encoding DNA-directed RNA polymerase subunit B, coding for MSSVRRDSQTSLLPLPILRAEDSGGYIASEDRWTLVESYVRSYGLVRHQIDSFNDFVDRKLKEIVQEFNIDLGDVKVKFIDVEVGKPRFKEPTGVENVIYPMEARLRNITYAAPMRLKVMLYINGEEYTETVPLGDLPIMVKSKYCNLYGLKPQAIVKKLEDPNDPGGYFIINGSERVVVSQEDLALNKPIYDYDERGATRIPRAKIISMGPGYRTTVVVEYHKDGVIYVQIPKIPTRMPFPVVMRALGLEKDQDIALAVSDNDEIQRELLASFEMAIQIAPTVDEARDYIGRRIVLGHPREIRIQRALEYLDKYFLPHLGTTPDDKVRLSKAIELGQAVAGVIELYKGWRQPDDKDHMSNKRVRLVGDLLAQLFRSIFAQFVQDLRNQLEKQYSRGKIPELRTIVRADIISDRLKHALSTGNWVGGKTGVTQMLDRTNYVSTISHLRRVVSSLSRTQPHFEARDLHPTQWGRLCAIETPEGQNCGLVKNMALMATVTVGVDEASVEAMLREMGVINVLDARRNEIKGANVLLNGRLIGIHRDPQALVNAIREARRRGDINGEVNVGYIEKLNEVRVNCDGGRLRRPLLIISNGKLRLTKEHIEKLRSGEWTWDDLVKNGIVEYLDADEEENAMVTIGDTKDVDLSKYTHMEIIPSIMLGAVAHIIPYSEHNQSPRNIYEAAMAKQSLGFPYSNYRYRIDSRGHLLLYPERPLVTTRGLELIGYSMRPSGQNAVLALVSFMGYSIEDAVMINKAAIERGMFRSIFYRSYETEAMRYPMGENDRITIPPPTVRDYRGAEAYAHLDEDGIVPPEVFVSSKEVLIGKISPPRFYSALAESQLAGEWKDNSITVRRGEKGIVDQVLITESSEGFKLIKVKVRELRIPELGDKFASRHGQKGVVGMIVPMEDMPFTENGITPDVVINPHALPSRMTIGQLLEAIAGKTAALYGTLVDATPFEGVPEGTIRSMLMKAGYRWSGRETMYSGLMGTRLDADIFIGVVYYQKLHHMVADKIHARATGPMQILTRQPTEGRSREGGLRLGEMERDVLIAHGAAALLHERMVESSDKYVMYVCEDCGMMAWWDDFKKRPICPIHGDKGRIAKVIVPYAFKLLLQELISLGIYPKLKLSEPIG
- a CDS encoding DUF2070 family protein, with the translated sequence MSRRFERGYGILFGIHAGGLIRLIGLVLMVITPPLILSRVGLNPLYALLVSTFYILASVALALITMRMTSVGSFRIYYTTVLVIMIESIVIDSVMSIIEGKPVVMAGALAALAPLSLMVSLLKDPVGSRSTIGYLTDLALLLVIVIIIQLPVYLIIGALTHDTISMPRVLLLDLVLFIISILIMLSMIIIHKVKGTLYYLKMFGAFIYTMITGDGSFMEFHLLRSSKDSDVRIHVIHVIGDNGNDSFIVVPYIHAGPLSHVGGADLIPILVKVAKSMKTRLVYLHGVGGHEVDPASYDDTINVVNSIRQAMIKLRSSNHTEVIRAKPIMNVESGDIRLMVLPIANGKNLVLVSRIRKSMDDIPSYVYNSVAEELGDEVNRFIIVDSQNSFSSDNSWSDDDVRDLINGLRKVLNTPDVEGELRLSVIHIPRSKVPGSFMEIGDNGIYVLLMNFNNTSSALVVIDGNNIKPDLADEIRRRLGEVGYLAEVVTTDNHQYTGFFGKVGYHVVGDWVSKDDLIRLILDAVNNPKIPVVKVSYTEASSRIRVVGSDGFYGMVKAASSAVSLTPILASLLFIAPIALSIIATYIIL
- the speD gene encoding adenosylmethionine decarboxylase, with the translated sequence MLQQQESPIPRLGVGEEGVVGRHVFGEVWGVNDKLLQDDEYLKNLVIKAAEVANMHLVDVKVWRFGGGDKGGVSVIALVLESHIAIHTWPAYNYATIDVYTCGEHSRPWDAYDYIIKQLNPKTFTKTIVDRSSK
- the thiD gene encoding bifunctional hydroxymethylpyrimidine kinase/phosphomethylpyrimidine kinase translates to MAVKLPKALTIAGLDSGGGAGITADLKTFHAMGVYGMVALTAVTAQNTLGVKAVQEIEPSIVEAQINAVAEDIGVDAAKTGMLSSSPIMESVAKVVRRWGFPLVVDPVMYAKSGDPLMRQDAIDTLRRTIIPLAKVVTPNIPEAEALSGVSIRNLNDAKAAAKRIAEEFHPEIVIVKGGHLTGAESIDVVYFRDNGEYRELSAPRISTGNTHGTGCSFSAAIAAGLAKGMSPWDSIKQAKELITMAIQYSLPLGHGHGPVNPMSWIELRAYRYDAVMDLSNAMSIIKNKVGELIDSQDNGGIAVTPPQPYAIDPSNVITVTWRSIEEGLPISIITRSGGGRLVKYALGMVNSNPELRALLLISGLSNLISRVKRVLSTYEYGLSRDEARLISSALTEALRSLNRVPDAIHLTSFNDLVIMGESATAVVNKLMKALS